Proteins encoded in a region of the Oncorhynchus gorbuscha isolate QuinsamMale2020 ecotype Even-year linkage group LG16, OgorEven_v1.0, whole genome shotgun sequence genome:
- the rcn3 gene encoding reticulocalbin-3 isoform X2 has protein sequence MLLQSLLFLILILEVVVAVPAKEKRVHRHSDLSDHAHDDSTGFHYDHEAFLGKEEAKTFDQLTPEESKDKLGKIVDRIDTDKDGFVSHGELHQWIKHRQRRYIEENVLKHWKEYDQNKDGKIGWEEYKNTTYGYYLDEEFDDVDDKASYKAMLTRDERRFRTADRDGDGIATKDEFTAFLHPEEYDHMKAVVIQETVEDIDKNGDGKITLDEYIGDMFTPENGESEPDWVLTEKKHFTEIRDTNKDGFLDNHEVAQWILPGEIDHTDNEAKHLIHETDTDKDDKITKKEILANWNMFVGSQATNYGEDLTRRHDEL, from the exons ATGTTGCTGCAGTCACTACTTTTCCTCATTCTCATCCTCGAGGTGGTGGTAGCTGTGCCCGCTAAAGAGAAGCGTGTCCATCGCCATAGTGACCTGAGTGACCACGCCCATGACGACTCCACTGGTTTCCATTATGACCACGAAGCCTTCCTGGGCAAAGAGGAAGCCAAGACCTTCGACCAGCTGACCCCTGAGGAAAGCAAAGACAAACTTGG GAAGATTGTAGATCGCATCGACACAGACAAGGATGGTTTCGTGAGCCATGGTGAACTACACCAGTGGATCAAACACCGGCAGAGGAGGTACATCGAGGAGAATGTGCTGAAACACTGGAAGGAGTACGACCAGAACAAGGATGGGAAGATCGGCTGGGAGGAATACAAGAACACCACCTACGGCTACTACCTGG ATGAGGAGTTTGACGATGTGGATGACAAGGCTAGCTACAAGGCCATGCTGACTAGAGACGAGAGGCGCTTTAGGACAGCTGACCGCGATGGGGATGGCATCGCCACCAAGGACGAGTTCACTGCCTTCCTTCACCCCGAGGAGTACGACCACATGAAGGCCGTTGTTATACAG GAAACCGTAGAAGACATTGACAAGAACGGTGATGGAAAGATCACCCTTGACGAATACATTG GGGACATGTTCACACCTGAgaatggagagagtgaaccagactGGGTGCTGACGGAGAAAAAGCACTTCACAGAGATCAGAGACACCAACAAG GATGGTTTCCTGGATAACCACGAGGTAGCTCAGTGGATCCTGCCAGGAGAGATTGACCATACTGACAATGAGGCTAAGCACCTCATCcacgagacagacacagacaag GATGACAAAATAACCAAGAAGGAGATTCTGGCTAATTGGAACATGTTTGTGGGGAGCCAGGCGACCAATTACGGAGAGGATCTCACCAGGAGACATGACGAGCTTTGA
- the rcn3 gene encoding reticulocalbin-3 isoform X1, translating into MLLQSLLFLILILEVVVAVPAKEKRVHRHSDLSDHAHDDSTGFHYDHEAFLGKEEAKTFDQLTPEESKDKLGKIVDRIDTDKDGFVSHGELHQWIKHRQRRYIEENVLKHWKEYDQNKDGKIGWEEYKNTTYGYYLDEEFDDVDDKASYKAMLTRDERRFRTADRDGDGIATKDEFTAFLHPEEYDHMKAVVIQETVEDIDKNGDGKITLDEYIGDMFTPENGESEPDWVLTEKKHFTEIRDTNKDGFLDNHEVAQWILPGEIDHTDNEAKHLIHETDTDKDGRLSLSEVMDQVDFLKSSTLTDYGGMLADEGHQEL; encoded by the exons ATGTTGCTGCAGTCACTACTTTTCCTCATTCTCATCCTCGAGGTGGTGGTAGCTGTGCCCGCTAAAGAGAAGCGTGTCCATCGCCATAGTGACCTGAGTGACCACGCCCATGACGACTCCACTGGTTTCCATTATGACCACGAAGCCTTCCTGGGCAAAGAGGAAGCCAAGACCTTCGACCAGCTGACCCCTGAGGAAAGCAAAGACAAACTTGG GAAGATTGTAGATCGCATCGACACAGACAAGGATGGTTTCGTGAGCCATGGTGAACTACACCAGTGGATCAAACACCGGCAGAGGAGGTACATCGAGGAGAATGTGCTGAAACACTGGAAGGAGTACGACCAGAACAAGGATGGGAAGATCGGCTGGGAGGAATACAAGAACACCACCTACGGCTACTACCTGG ATGAGGAGTTTGACGATGTGGATGACAAGGCTAGCTACAAGGCCATGCTGACTAGAGACGAGAGGCGCTTTAGGACAGCTGACCGCGATGGGGATGGCATCGCCACCAAGGACGAGTTCACTGCCTTCCTTCACCCCGAGGAGTACGACCACATGAAGGCCGTTGTTATACAG GAAACCGTAGAAGACATTGACAAGAACGGTGATGGAAAGATCACCCTTGACGAATACATTG GGGACATGTTCACACCTGAgaatggagagagtgaaccagactGGGTGCTGACGGAGAAAAAGCACTTCACAGAGATCAGAGACACCAACAAG GATGGTTTCCTGGATAACCACGAGGTAGCTCAGTGGATCCTGCCAGGAGAGATTGACCATACTGACAATGAGGCTAAGCACCTCATCcacgagacagacacagacaag gatgggcgtctctctctctcggaggtcaTGGACCAGGTCGACTTCCTTAAGTCAAGCACGCTGACTGACTACGGAGGTATGTTGGCGGATGAGGGTCACCAAGAACTCTGA
- the pax10 gene encoding paired box 10 isoform X1, giving the protein MCEKLSMLNLQNTSSWTGPNNWYHQPTQHDGCVVDDVSVRMVGGGEGVQRERDEVEDAQHHLQLKRKLQRNRTSFTQEQIDALEKEFERTHYPDVFARERLAAKIDLPEARIQVWFSNRRAKWRREEKLRNQKRSGGGTPCSQAHAPLSTSFNTGVYHSHHANSSASMHSRSDNSLSSYGSLSVFSNMQSLPPPVHSLLPLHAPSLPLSSPPAPEV; this is encoded by the exons ATGTGTGAGAAACTCAGCATGCTGAATCTACAGAACACCTCCAGCTGGACTGGGCCAAACAACTGGTACCATCAACCAACACAGCACG ATGGCTGTGTGGTGGATGATGTGAGCGTGCggatggtgggaggaggagaaggagtgcaaagagagagggatgaggtagaggaCGCCCAGCATCACCTCCAGCTGAAGAGAAAGCTCCAGAGGAATCGCACCAGTTTCACCCAGGAGCAAATTGATGCGCTGGAGAAAG AGTTTGAACGGACACATTACCCAGATGTCTTTGCCAGAGAGAGATTGGCAGCTAAAATCGACCTTCCAGAGGCTCGCATTCAG GTGTGGTTTTCCAATCGGCGAGCtaaatggaggagggaggagaagttgCGCAATCAGAAGAGGTCAGGGGGCGGGACTCCCTGTTCTCAGGCACATGCCCCCCTCAGCACCTCCTTCAACACAGGTGTCTATCACTCTCACCATGCTAACAGCTCAG CCTCGATGCACAGTCGCAGTGACAACTCTCTCTCAAGCTACGGCTCTCTCTCAGTCTTCTCCAATATGCAG tcgttGCCCCCCCCAGTCCACTCCCTCTTACCCCTgcatgctccctccctccccctctcctccccccctgccCCGGAAGTTTGa
- the pax10 gene encoding paired box 10 isoform X2: protein MVGGGEGVQRERDEVEDAQHHLQLKRKLQRNRTSFTQEQIDALEKEFERTHYPDVFARERLAAKIDLPEARIQVWFSNRRAKWRREEKLRNQKRSGGGTPCSQAHAPLSTSFNTGVYHSHHANSSASMHSRSDNSLSSYGSLSVFSNMQSLPPPVHSLLPLHAPSLPLSSPPAPEV from the exons atggtgggaggaggagaaggagtgcaaagagagagggatgaggtagaggaCGCCCAGCATCACCTCCAGCTGAAGAGAAAGCTCCAGAGGAATCGCACCAGTTTCACCCAGGAGCAAATTGATGCGCTGGAGAAAG AGTTTGAACGGACACATTACCCAGATGTCTTTGCCAGAGAGAGATTGGCAGCTAAAATCGACCTTCCAGAGGCTCGCATTCAG GTGTGGTTTTCCAATCGGCGAGCtaaatggaggagggaggagaagttgCGCAATCAGAAGAGGTCAGGGGGCGGGACTCCCTGTTCTCAGGCACATGCCCCCCTCAGCACCTCCTTCAACACAGGTGTCTATCACTCTCACCATGCTAACAGCTCAG CCTCGATGCACAGTCGCAGTGACAACTCTCTCTCAAGCTACGGCTCTCTCTCAGTCTTCTCCAATATGCAG tcgttGCCCCCCCCAGTCCACTCCCTCTTACCCCTgcatgctccctccctccccctctcctccccccctgccCCGGAAGTTTGa